One genomic window of Oscillospiraceae bacterium includes the following:
- the def gene encoding peptide deformylase, producing the protein MAILTIVKEGDDILRKKSRPVEEITPRIITLLNDMYETLTDVGGAGLAAVQVGVLRRLFIVIDEDGKLYELINPEIVSAEGKQEEMEGCLSLPGKWGYTERPAKVTIRGLDRNGVMQTYTGEGLLARAFCHENDHLDGIIYTDKATHMLTQEELEELEAEQNREERRARRLRKHGRND; encoded by the coding sequence TTACAATAGTAAAAGAGGGCGACGATATACTCCGTAAAAAATCCCGCCCCGTAGAGGAAATAACTCCCAGAATAATAACCCTGCTCAACGATATGTACGAAACTCTTACCGATGTGGGAGGTGCTGGTCTTGCGGCAGTACAGGTGGGTGTATTAAGACGTCTTTTTATCGTCATTGACGAGGACGGAAAGCTTTATGAGCTTATAAACCCTGAAATAGTTTCTGCGGAAGGTAAGCAGGAGGAGATGGAAGGCTGTCTTTCTCTGCCGGGCAAATGGGGATATACCGAGCGCCCCGCAAAGGTTACCATACGCGGACTGGACAGAAACGGTGTTATGCAGACCTACACCGGTGAGGGACTTCTTGCCCGCGCATTCTGCCATGAAAACGACCATCTTGACGGCATAATTTACACCGACAAGGCAACCCATATGCTCACTCAGGAGGAGCTGGAGGAATTGGAAGCCGAGCAAAACCGCGAAGAACGCCGTGCAAGACGTCTGAGAAAGCATGGAAGGAATGATTGA
- a CDS encoding methionyl-tRNA formyltransferase, producing the protein MNILFMGTPDFASASLEAIAQRYSAQNTVTVVTSPDKPRGRSMKMSFSAVKESALKLGIEVFQPENLKKENFEETLNTLNPDIIVVAAYGKILPEYVLNYPKYGCINVHASLLPEYRGAAPINRCIIDGKTQTGITIMKMEKGLDTGDILMAESTPIGEDENVGQLFDRLTEMGARMAVQAIEKLVNGELTPVKQDDALATYAAKLDTETQTIDFSRDTVSIRNLIRGLSPYPAALTKHEQSGKIVKIFSARISDEKYPDAVFGEIVSLNKSVGVKCGDGVLLVDELAMEGSKRMSAVDFINGRKVLKGDRFI; encoded by the coding sequence TTGAATATACTTTTTATGGGTACGCCCGATTTTGCTTCCGCTTCTCTGGAAGCCATAGCACAGCGTTATTCGGCGCAAAATACCGTAACGGTTGTCACCTCTCCCGACAAGCCCAGAGGACGCTCCATGAAAATGTCCTTTTCGGCGGTAAAGGAGTCTGCGCTGAAACTGGGAATTGAGGTGTTTCAGCCCGAAAACCTTAAAAAAGAGAATTTTGAAGAAACGCTCAACACCCTTAATCCCGATATTATCGTTGTAGCGGCTTACGGAAAGATACTGCCCGAATATGTTTTGAATTACCCCAAATACGGTTGTATCAATGTTCACGCATCTCTTTTGCCCGAGTACCGCGGTGCCGCTCCCATAAACCGCTGTATCATAGACGGAAAAACACAAACGGGAATTACCATCATGAAGATGGAAAAGGGACTTGATACGGGTGATATATTAATGGCTGAAAGCACTCCCATAGGCGAGGACGAAAATGTGGGACAGCTTTTTGACCGCCTTACAGAGATGGGTGCAAGAATGGCGGTTCAAGCCATCGAAAAGCTTGTTAACGGTGAGCTTACCCCGGTAAAGCAGGACGATGCTCTTGCAACCTACGCCGCAAAGCTTGATACCGAAACCCAAACAATAGATTTTTCCCGCGATACCGTAAGTATACGCAATCTTATAAGGGGGCTCAGCCCCTATCCTGCCGCTCTCACAAAGCATGAACAGAGCGGTAAAATAGTAAAAATATTCTCCGCACGTATAAGTGATGAAAAATACCCCGATGCGGTTTTTGGAGAGATTGTGTCTCTTAACAAATCGGTGGGGGTCAAGTGCGGTGACGGAGTTCTTCTTGTGGATGAGCTTGCCATGGAGGGCTCCAAACGCATGAGCGCCGTGGATTTCATCAACGGAAGAAAGGTTTTGAAAGGGGACAGATTTATCTAA
- a CDS encoding zinc metallopeptidase, which translates to MPFFYMDYWYVILVIPAVIFSLIAQGMVTSTFNKYSKIMGRRGITGADAARRILDANGLRHIRIEPVSGNLTDHFDPKAGVIRLSESVYGSTSVAAIGVASHEAGHAVQHGVGYFPIKVRTAIVPICNIGSNLAMPLVILGLLLSFEGLAMLGVMLFGLAVVFQLVTLPVEFNASRRALKIIDDTGMLDDSELKGSKKVLTAAAMTYVAAMAVALANFLRLLFIVTGRSRRD; encoded by the coding sequence ATGCCGTTCTTTTATATGGACTACTGGTATGTTATACTTGTTATTCCCGCAGTGATATTTTCTCTTATTGCTCAGGGAATGGTAACATCTACTTTCAACAAATATTCGAAAATTATGGGCAGACGCGGTATTACGGGTGCGGATGCCGCACGCAGAATACTGGATGCCAACGGTTTAAGACACATCCGCATAGAGCCGGTCAGCGGAAATCTCACTGACCACTTTGACCCAAAGGCAGGAGTAATCCGCCTTTCCGAAAGCGTGTACGGCTCCACCTCGGTGGCGGCGATAGGAGTTGCATCCCACGAGGCGGGTCATGCTGTTCAGCACGGTGTGGGATATTTTCCCATAAAGGTGCGTACCGCTATTGTTCCTATTTGCAATATCGGTTCAAATCTTGCAATGCCTCTTGTGATACTGGGGCTTTTACTCAGCTTCGAGGGGCTTGCAATGCTGGGCGTTATGCTTTTCGGACTTGCGGTAGTGTTTCAGCTTGTTACACTCCCCGTTGAGTTCAATGCCAGCCGGAGGGCGCTGAAAATAATAGATGACACCGGTATGCTGGACGACAGTGAGCTTAAAGGCTCCAAAAAGGTGCTTACCGCCGCGGCTATGACATATGTTGCGGCAATGGCGGTTGCGCTGGCTAACTTTTTAAGACTTTTATTCATTGTTACGGGACGGAGCAGAAGAGACTGA
- the rsmB gene encoding 16S rRNA (cytosine(967)-C(5))-methyltransferase RsmB, whose amino-acid sequence MAEQITARRLAFHSLLKCHRDKKYSNIELDSVISKNKLDPRERALLTALVYGVIEKRITLDFIISRLSSRPLDDIVPAVMTALEMGIYQILYFDRVPDSAACNESVEIAKKTAGNGAANFVNALLRETVRRKDSIFSLFDGLEENERMSVEYSVPVWMVKLFTNCYGREKAVEILQAFGGKSYMTLHANTLKITPQQLTQRLEADGIKAVCREDVKSAVELMQNVPITALSGYEGLYFIQDAASQLAVQKLGAKPGDTIIDCCACPGGKSIACALDMNNSGKILSMDLHKNKLSLIEKSAGLMGVDIITTLEHDGTQPLDEYIGKADKVVCDVPCSGLGVVHKKPDIRHKSPEDIARLPQTQKKILAASAQYLKVGGRLLYSTCTLNKAENEDITDEFLSESPSFKRIFSTTLFPVLKDEMVQNDGFYIDVLERVM is encoded by the coding sequence ATGGCTGAACAGATAACTGCACGCAGATTGGCATTTCACTCACTTCTGAAATGCCACAGAGATAAAAAATATTCAAATATCGAGCTTGACAGCGTAATCAGCAAAAATAAGCTTGATCCGCGTGAGCGTGCGCTTCTTACCGCATTGGTTTACGGCGTTATCGAAAAGCGCATAACGCTGGATTTTATAATTTCCCGTCTTTCTTCAAGACCTCTTGATGACATTGTTCCTGCGGTAATGACGGCACTTGAAATGGGTATTTATCAGATACTTTATTTTGACCGCGTGCCGGACAGTGCCGCTTGCAACGAAAGTGTGGAAATAGCAAAAAAGACGGCAGGAAACGGCGCGGCTAATTTTGTAAACGCACTGCTTCGCGAAACGGTGCGCCGTAAGGACAGTATTTTTTCTCTTTTCGACGGACTTGAAGAAAACGAGCGCATGAGTGTGGAGTATTCGGTTCCCGTGTGGATGGTGAAGCTTTTCACAAATTGCTACGGCAGAGAAAAAGCGGTGGAAATACTTCAGGCGTTCGGCGGTAAGTCGTACATGACACTTCATGCAAACACGCTTAAAATCACCCCCCAACAGCTTACCCAAAGGCTTGAAGCCGACGGGATAAAGGCGGTTTGCCGTGAGGATGTAAAAAGCGCCGTTGAGCTTATGCAGAATGTTCCCATTACCGCACTTTCGGGCTATGAGGGACTTTACTTTATTCAGGATGCAGCAAGTCAGCTTGCGGTGCAAAAGCTGGGTGCAAAGCCGGGGGACACAATAATAGACTGTTGTGCCTGCCCGGGCGGAAAGAGCATTGCCTGCGCACTGGATATGAATAACAGCGGAAAAATATTATCCATGGACTTGCACAAAAACAAGCTTTCACTTATCGAAAAAAGCGCAGGTCTTATGGGAGTAGACATCATAACAACTCTTGAACACGACGGCACACAGCCACTTGACGAATATATCGGCAAGGCTGATAAGGTAGTGTGCGACGTGCCCTGCTCGGGACTTGGTGTCGTACATAAAAAGCCCGATATACGCCATAAATCTCCCGAGGATATAGCACGCCTTCCTCAGACGCAAAAGAAAATTCTTGCCGCTTCGGCGCAGTATCTTAAAGTCGGCGGACGTCTCCTTTATTCTACCTGCACGCTGAATAAGGCGGAGAATGAGGATATAACGGATGAGTTTTTAAGCGAAAGCCCCTCATTTAAAAGAATTTTCAGCACCACTTTGTTCCCTGTGCTTAAGGATGAGATGGTGCAAAACGATGGATTTTATATAGATGTACTTGAAAGGGTTATGTGA
- the rlmN gene encoding 23S rRNA (adenine(2503)-C(2))-methyltransferase RlmN gives MDCRKDIKSLLLSELQEDFISQKIEKYRAAQVYSWLYKGVDDFDDMKNLPVTLRQKLDENYYIEKLTVKKKLVSKIDGTTKFLFETRDGEHVESVLMHYEHGDSACISTQIGCKMGCTFCASSHLGFARNLTPSEMLSQIDMISRECNCRVSNVVLMGIGEPLDNYDNVIKFLRLLNAPEGFNIGYRHISLSTCGLCEKIGQLAEEKMPLTLSISLHAPFDEMRTKMMPVNKKYNINKLMDACRSYLEVTGRRISFEYALIGGVNDSAECAEKLASLLKGMLCHVNLIPVNTVKESGYVSSTNQKEFISVLEKRGINVTVRRRMGADIEAACGQLRRKTEG, from the coding sequence ATGGATTGCCGTAAGGACATAAAAAGCCTTCTGCTCAGTGAATTGCAGGAGGATTTTATCAGTCAAAAAATTGAGAAGTACCGTGCGGCACAGGTTTATTCCTGGCTGTATAAGGGCGTGGATGATTTTGACGATATGAAAAATCTTCCGGTGACGCTTCGCCAAAAGCTGGATGAAAACTATTATATAGAAAAGCTTACCGTCAAAAAAAAGCTGGTGTCAAAAATAGACGGCACCACAAAGTTCCTTTTTGAAACACGCGACGGAGAGCATGTTGAAAGTGTCCTGATGCATTATGAGCACGGGGATTCGGCTTGCATATCCACACAGATAGGCTGTAAAATGGGTTGTACCTTCTGTGCCTCCAGCCATCTGGGCTTTGCCCGAAATCTGACACCGTCGGAAATGCTCAGCCAGATAGATATGATAAGCCGTGAGTGTAACTGCCGTGTGTCAAATGTTGTGCTGATGGGAATAGGCGAGCCGCTGGACAATTACGATAATGTGATAAAGTTTCTCAGATTGCTTAATGCTCCCGAGGGTTTTAATATAGGTTACCGTCACATTTCGCTTTCAACCTGCGGACTTTGTGAAAAAATAGGACAACTGGCAGAGGAAAAGATGCCGCTTACCCTTTCAATTTCACTTCATGCCCCCTTTGACGAAATGCGTACAAAAATGATGCCTGTCAACAAGAAATATAACATAAACAAGCTTATGGATGCCTGTCGCAGCTACCTTGAGGTAACAGGACGGCGGATTTCCTTTGAATACGCACTGATAGGCGGAGTTAACGACAGTGCCGAGTGCGCCGAAAAGCTGGCATCATTACTTAAGGGCATGCTTTGCCATGTAAACCTCATACCCGTCAACACCGTCAAGGAAAGCGGATATGTAAGCAGTACAAATCAGAAAGAATTTATTTCCGTTTTGGAAAAACGCGGTATAAACGTTACCGTGAGGCGCAGAATGGGCGCCGATATAGAGGCCGCGTGCGGTCAGCTGAGAAGGAAAACGGAGGGTTAA
- a CDS encoding Stp1/IreP family PP2C-type Ser/Thr phosphatase: MEFYGMTDVGRMRSNNEDSFRMCRLQCGAVLAVVCDGMGGAAGGSQASSTACETFTNVILNNENVFIDPEGGLKPKTARSAMLTAVNKANTAVYNMSVMNSELTGMGTTLAACLIYKDTVMAVNVGDSRIYAVKDEKATRISKDHSYVQALVDEGVITEEEAENHPKKNIIMRAVGIDDHVETDFFVTAADMDYILLCSDGLTSYIGDSALGDFFGQGTLENKVTDMVDFANNSGGSDNITAVVIDLKGGNA; this comes from the coding sequence ATGGAATTTTACGGAATGACCGATGTGGGCAGAATGAGAAGCAACAATGAGGACAGCTTCAGAATGTGCCGTTTGCAGTGCGGAGCGGTGCTTGCCGTTGTTTGCGACGGTATGGGCGGCGCTGCGGGCGGAAGCCAGGCCAGCAGTACTGCCTGCGAAACCTTCACAAATGTTATTTTGAATAACGAAAATGTATTTATAGATCCCGAGGGAGGTCTCAAGCCCAAAACCGCCAGAAGTGCAATGCTCACTGCGGTCAATAAGGCGAATACCGCCGTTTACAATATGTCCGTCATGAATTCCGAGCTTACGGGCATGGGAACAACGCTTGCGGCATGCCTTATATACAAGGACACCGTTATGGCAGTAAATGTCGGAGACAGCCGTATTTACGCTGTAAAGGATGAAAAGGCTACACGCATTTCAAAAGACCATTCCTATGTTCAGGCTCTGGTGGATGAGGGCGTCATAACCGAAGAAGAAGCTGAAAATCATCCCAAAAAGAACATTATCATGCGTGCAGTGGGTATAGATGACCACGTAGAAACCGACTTTTTCGTAACGGCGGCGGACATGGACTATATTCTTCTTTGCAGTGACGGTCTCACAAGCTATATCGGCGACAGTGCACTGGGTGACTTTTTCGGCCAAGGAACCCTTGAAAACAAGGTGACTGATATGGTTGATTTTGCCAATAATTCGGGCGGAAGTGACAATATTACCGCCGTGGTAATAGACCTTAAAGGGGGTAATGCGTAA
- the pknB gene encoding Stk1 family PASTA domain-containing Ser/Thr kinase — MENTEKYNSFVGKTLDNRYKVLEVVGVGGMAVVLKAQDTVMNRTVAIKVLNDEYNRDESAVQRFVNESKAVAMLSHPNIVNIFDVAFGSNMKYIVMEYIDGKSLDEYMRAKGKMTWKDAVYITDQILLALEHAHEKGIVHRDVKPQNIMILRNGSVKVADFGIATLPNIENIPSQNKAIGTVYYMSPEQACGQTTDFATDLYSLGVMMYEMTTGVLPFDGENTNEIASKQVNEMPRDPRSIEITIPRGLEQIILRAMEKDPKARYGSAHNMRRMIQILRNNPSIVFADGSNRPGNTDSVHTTEQGDKKSATQTFSKVIPATIPISNIPVNRNEKPSGDTQHVDAVDAGKKNSRKTDPVKQGTGENKKVIKNNTDNKNSNKRPVGKNTMFPIILGVALAFLVVVVVGGAVLAASIFENSTGVGTIYEIPEYIGMEYGEELKNKIIADNLVLKDVKYEYDLESSKDYVVAQNPAPNSKRKTRDLILTVSLGSRTVIMQDLTMCIYTKAEVYLNNMGLKPVIKKVNDPSVMENYIIKTEPAPGDTVTVGDEIILYVSMGDDTEFYLMPDFVGSTDEETQRILTENNIVNVEKVIRKSDRPTGEILEQNIAPDTNIPKKTAKLILVVSEYDESLDPNVPPADLPVSVIPSEEPVEGDTQPEEPVEGDNRPEEPVEGDTQPEEAVSDTPAGIQNPEASELQPVEPQLPEHVPENTQIAGEQTEI; from the coding sequence ATGGAAAACACCGAAAAGTACAATTCTTTTGTAGGCAAGACCCTCGACAACCGTTATAAGGTACTGGAGGTAGTGGGCGTAGGCGGTATGGCGGTGGTGCTTAAGGCACAGGATACCGTTATGAACCGTACGGTTGCCATAAAGGTGCTTAATGACGAATACAACAGAGATGAGTCGGCGGTACAGCGTTTTGTAAATGAATCCAAGGCTGTTGCCATGCTGTCCCACCCCAATATAGTAAATATTTTCGATGTGGCGTTCGGCAGTAACATGAAGTATATTGTCATGGAATACATTGACGGCAAATCGCTGGACGAGTATATGCGTGCCAAGGGTAAAATGACCTGGAAGGATGCGGTGTATATAACCGACCAGATACTTCTTGCGCTGGAGCATGCCCATGAAAAAGGCATTGTTCACAGGGATGTGAAGCCTCAGAATATAATGATTCTTCGCAACGGCTCGGTTAAGGTTGCGGATTTCGGAATTGCTACTCTCCCGAATATTGAAAACATTCCTTCCCAGAACAAGGCGATAGGAACGGTGTATTACATGAGCCCTGAGCAGGCGTGCGGTCAGACAACGGATTTTGCCACCGACCTTTACTCTCTGGGCGTTATGATGTATGAAATGACCACGGGCGTTCTCCCGTTTGACGGCGAAAATACCAATGAAATCGCTTCAAAGCAGGTAAATGAGATGCCACGCGACCCCCGCAGTATTGAAATTACCATTCCCCGCGGACTGGAACAGATAATTCTGCGTGCCATGGAAAAGGACCCCAAGGCGCGTTACGGCTCAGCACACAATATGCGCCGTATGATACAGATTTTGCGTAATAACCCTTCTATCGTTTTTGCGGACGGCTCTAACCGTCCCGGCAATACGGATAGTGTGCATACCACTGAACAGGGTGATAAGAAAAGTGCTACCCAGACTTTTTCAAAGGTGATTCCCGCTACTATTCCCATCAGCAATATCCCTGTCAACCGCAATGAAAAGCCGTCGGGAGATACTCAGCATGTGGATGCGGTGGATGCAGGAAAGAAGAACAGCAGGAAAACCGACCCCGTAAAGCAGGGGACAGGCGAAAACAAAAAGGTCATTAAAAATAATACCGATAATAAAAACAGCAACAAGCGCCCTGTCGGAAAAAACACCATGTTTCCGATTATTCTTGGTGTTGCACTGGCATTTCTTGTGGTAGTGGTTGTGGGCGGAGCAGTGCTTGCCGCATCTATTTTCGAGAACAGTACCGGCGTTGGCACCATATACGAAATCCCCGAATATATCGGCATGGAATATGGCGAGGAGCTTAAAAATAAAATAATCGCCGACAATCTGGTGCTTAAGGACGTAAAATACGAATACGATCTTGAAAGCAGCAAGGACTATGTAGTTGCCCAGAATCCCGCTCCAAACTCAAAACGCAAGACCCGCGACCTTATTCTGACCGTCAGCCTTGGAAGTCGGACAGTTATTATGCAGGACCTTACCATGTGTATTTACACCAAGGCTGAGGTGTACCTCAACAACATGGGTCTCAAGCCGGTTATAAAAAAGGTGAACGACCCCTCGGTTATGGAGAATTATATTATAAAAACCGAACCCGCGCCGGGTGATACCGTTACTGTGGGTGATGAGATAATACTGTATGTAAGCATGGGCGATGACACCGAATTTTACCTTATGCCTGATTTTGTGGGCAGTACAGATGAGGAAACACAGCGCATACTTACCGAAAATAATATTGTAAATGTTGAAAAAGTCATCCGCAAGTCAGACAGACCGACCGGCGAGATACTGGAACAGAATATCGCTCCCGATACCAATATTCCGAAGAAGACCGCAAAACTGATACTGGTGGTGAGCGAATATGATGAATCGCTTGACCCAAATGTTCCCCCGGCGGATTTGCCGGTTTCGGTAATTCCTTCGGAAGAACCTGTTGAAGGTGATACTCAGCCCGAAGAACCTGTTGAAGGTGATAATCGGCCGGAAGAACCTGTTGAAGGTGATACTCAGCCCGAAGAAGCTGTCAGTGACACACCTGCGGGTATTCAGAATCCTGAAGCTTCGGAATTACAGCCTGTTGAACCACAGTTACCCGAACACGTCCCCGAAAATACCCAAATCGCAGGAGAACAGACTGAAATATGA
- the rsgA gene encoding ribosome small subunit-dependent GTPase A, which yields MSEQKYYGRVLGCNGGLYYVDSKDRIYECFAKGTFRYEKLTPLAGDRAEFVLEGDTGYITDILERKNELIRPPMANLDKLFVICAAKSPMPSTLNIDKLCAIAHNRGIEVVIVINKCELDPDTARELGDVYSKCGYKTVLLQDSPHDPETVKNKLLEETVGGVVAFAGASGVGKTTVINALYPDFLLQTGDISQKTGRGKHTTRQTRLFKIQGHDDAYIADTPGFSLLDFERFFFFRKEELPYSFCEFEKYLGSCKYVKCTHTKEEGCAVLEAVKKGEIPLSRHQSYLDLYESLKKQKEWELKKS from the coding sequence ATGAGCGAACAGAAATATTACGGACGTGTTCTGGGCTGTAACGGCGGACTTTACTACGTGGACAGCAAAGACAGAATATACGAATGCTTTGCCAAAGGAACCTTCAGATACGAAAAGCTCACACCTCTTGCGGGGGACAGGGCGGAATTTGTGCTGGAGGGCGATACGGGGTATATAACCGACATTCTGGAGCGTAAGAATGAGCTTATACGTCCCCCGATGGCAAATCTTGACAAGCTTTTTGTTATTTGTGCGGCGAAAAGTCCCATGCCGTCCACCCTCAATATAGACAAGCTGTGCGCCATAGCGCATAATCGCGGTATTGAGGTGGTTATTGTTATAAATAAATGCGAGCTTGATCCCGATACGGCGCGGGAACTGGGCGATGTGTACTCAAAATGCGGGTACAAGACCGTGCTTTTGCAGGACAGCCCTCATGACCCCGAGACGGTAAAGAATAAGCTTCTTGAAGAAACTGTCGGCGGAGTTGTTGCCTTTGCGGGCGCTTCGGGTGTAGGGAAAACCACGGTTATAAATGCACTTTATCCCGATTTTCTGCTTCAGACCGGCGATATCAGCCAAAAAACAGGCAGAGGCAAACACACCACCCGACAGACCAGACTTTTTAAAATTCAAGGACACGATGATGCTTATATAGCGGATACTCCGGGTTTTTCTCTTTTGGATTTTGAACGCTTTTTCTTTTTCCGCAAGGAAGAATTGCCGTATTCGTTTTGCGAATTTGAAAAATATCTGGGAAGCTGTAAATATGTAAAATGTACTCATACAAAAGAAGAGGGCTGTGCTGTGCTGGAGGCGGTCAAAAAAGGAGAAATACCGCTTTCCCGCCACCAAAGCTACCTGGATTTGTATGAAAGTCTGAAAAAACAAAAGGAATGGGAGTTGAAGAAGTCTTGA
- a CDS encoding thiamine diphosphokinase produces the protein MGVEEVLTAYVFCGGEFFADGFSSLEPCDFAIAADSGMYAALNMDIVPQLFIGDFDSFDVNRLSTKNRRLVQSIKTMTYPVKKDLTDSMIAIEAAVERGADNIVILGALGGRLDHTLSNVFMLKNLRDRDVTAVIDNGRNAVRYIHNEAIKIKKRYKYISLLALDGDASGVSISGVEYPLDNAVLKSDFPYAVSNRISGDECSITVKDGGLLVVESHE, from the coding sequence ATGGGAGTTGAAGAAGTCTTGACAGCATATGTTTTTTGCGGCGGAGAATTTTTTGCCGACGGCTTTTCTTCTCTTGAGCCGTGTGACTTTGCCATAGCTGCCGACAGCGGAATGTATGCCGCGCTGAATATGGATATTGTACCTCAGCTTTTTATCGGAGACTTTGACTCCTTTGATGTGAATCGGCTGTCAACAAAAAACCGCAGGCTTGTTCAAAGCATCAAAACCATGACCTATCCCGTCAAAAAGGACCTTACCGACAGTATGATAGCCATTGAGGCGGCTGTTGAAAGGGGTGCAGACAATATAGTTATTCTGGGCGCACTGGGCGGACGGCTGGACCATACGCTTTCCAATGTTTTCATGCTGAAGAATTTGCGTGACAGAGACGTCACGGCTGTTATAGACAACGGAAGAAATGCCGTGCGTTACATTCATAATGAGGCGATAAAGATTAAAAAACGTTATAAATACATATCTCTTCTTGCTCTCGACGGTGACGCCTCGGGAGTAAGCATAAGTGGTGTTGAATATCCGCTTGACAACGCAGTGCTTAAGTCTGATTTCCCGTATGCGGTCAGCAACCGCATTTCAGGAGATGAGTGCAGTATAACGGTAAAAGACGGCGGTCTTTTGGTGGTGGAAAGCCATGAGTAA
- a CDS encoding DUF4080 domain-containing protein yields MSKKTVVLFALNSSYSHTNSAVRLLKKYYESLFSTDTLEIKLMERNMGDRDLDIINELCSINADAYGFSVYIWNRIRMLDFARTVKSLLPHSFVFFGGPEISFEDESFFDENPYADSIIRGEGEKAFVRLCEDLLLDMPLEKLYDGEHLTSEEFELLGNPYSDETQSIAGKLVYLESVRGCPYSCSYCLSCNDKDIRAKSADATLRELEELRNSGINVVKFVDRTFNYDVKRCVQLLRCIIDANFPFCCHFEMCASLIDEDTLEVLKTAPPDKIRLECGVQSINPKTLKAINRPDTTEKTLAVIEKLSRIPAVTLHLDLIAGLPHETMETFAAAYNRLFGKCEMLQVGFLKLLHGTPMRKESEGYVYLHYPPYTVLQTPGMTREQLNILQDIAYLTDKYPNSGAFENTFEFFRITDPFAFMTELRSFILKCDNTQVLNKRLSRRDSFEYLFKFLSRTNDTKIVASCLRLDFLMNENIMPPLFLSPCESEKADKAAQDVAESFIKVRLGVKPSERGLVYVGRFSHLDNKLVICNRNNKELYVLDK; encoded by the coding sequence ATGAGTAAAAAAACCGTTGTTCTGTTTGCCCTCAACAGCTCATACAGTCATACAAATTCGGCTGTAAGGCTTCTGAAAAAGTATTATGAAAGCCTTTTTTCCACCGACACGCTTGAAATAAAGCTGATGGAACGGAATATGGGCGACCGTGACCTTGATATTATAAATGAGTTGTGCAGTATCAATGCGGACGCATACGGATTTTCGGTGTACATCTGGAACAGAATCAGGATGCTTGATTTTGCACGCACCGTAAAGTCGCTTTTGCCACACAGCTTTGTGTTTTTCGGCGGACCTGAAATTTCCTTTGAGGATGAAAGCTTTTTTGATGAAAATCCTTATGCCGACAGCATCATTCGCGGCGAGGGCGAAAAAGCATTTGTACGGCTTTGCGAGGACTTGCTTTTGGATATGCCGCTTGAAAAGCTTTATGACGGCGAGCATCTTACCTCAGAGGAATTTGAGCTTTTGGGTAATCCGTACAGTGACGAAACACAAAGTATAGCGGGCAAGCTGGTTTATCTGGAAAGCGTTCGCGGATGTCCGTACAGCTGTTCCTACTGTCTGTCCTGCAATGACAAAGATATACGAGCGAAATCTGCGGATGCAACACTAAGGGAATTGGAAGAACTGAGAAACAGCGGAATAAACGTTGTTAAATTTGTGGACAGAACCTTCAATTACGATGTAAAACGCTGTGTGCAGCTTTTAAGATGCATAATAGATGCGAATTTTCCCTTTTGTTGCCATTTTGAAATGTGCGCTTCGCTTATTGATGAGGATACCCTTGAAGTACTAAAGACCGCACCGCCCGACAAAATACGGCTTGAATGCGGTGTTCAGAGTATTAATCCCAAAACTCTCAAAGCCATCAACCGCCCCGATACTACCGAAAAAACGCTTGCGGTGATTGAAAAACTCAGCAGAATACCTGCCGTTACACTGCACCTGGACCTTATTGCAGGGCTGCCTCATGAGACCATGGAAACCTTTGCTGCAGCATACAACAGGCTTTTCGGTAAATGCGAAATGCTTCAGGTGGGATTTTTGAAGCTTCTGCACGGCACACCAATGCGTAAAGAAAGCGAAGGGTATGTGTATCTGCACTATCCGCCATACACTGTGCTTCAGACTCCCGGTATGACACGGGAACAGCTTAACATTCTGCAGGATATTGCCTATCTCACCGATAAATACCCCAATTCGGGTGCTTTTGAAAATACATTTGAGTTTTTCAGAATAACCGACCCGTTTGCGTTTATGACAGAGCTGAGAAGCTTTATTCTTAAATGCGATAACACGCAGGTTCTGAATAAGAGACTTTCGAGGCGGGACAGCTTTGAGTATCTTTTTAAGTTCCTTTCCCGCACCAATGATACAAAAATCGTGGCTTCCTGTCTGAGGCTTGATTTTCTTATGAATGAAAACATTATGCCGCCGCTGTTTTTGTCGCCTTGTGAAAGCGAAAAAGCGGACAAAGCTGCTCAGGATGTCGCCGAGTCATTTATCAAAGTGCGCCTGGGAGTGAAGCCCTCTGAGCGCGGTCTTGTGTATGTGGGACGTTTTTCGCACCTGGATAACAAGCTCGTTATCTGCAATCGCAACAATAAAGAGCTTTATGTTTTGGATAAATAG